TCGAgcaaaacaccaaaacacatgaTGACAAATCACCAAAAATGGAATAGGGTAATAGAAAATTAAGACCCAAAAGAAACACCACCAAAATAGGAAGAGGAATGGCTGGAGAGAACAACAATGAAGTTGCCTTCGTCAACGGCAGCAGCCTATATGGTGGTTATGCATCAAATCAAAATTTAGCATGCAACTAAATACTCATAAAATGGACTAACATAGATATACAATAAAATAGATTAGCAAGTTATGGGTCATTTAAGGACGACTCTTCATCAATTTGTGCATTGAGACAGTTCATGATCATCAAAGTTATAGTTCAAACCACCAAAACTAACAGTTGCATGGTAGAAGCTAGCAAAATTATAGGAAAGACGGAGTAACTACTACTTACATGGATAGTGATAAACGGTAAGTTTACACATTGATGAAGCCCTTGGACATGAGTCTAGTAGTCTTTCTATTTCGCGTTGTCCATAGTTCCAAATTTCCATGATTTGTAAAACCCTTGCATTCTTCAAAATATACATTGCTAGCAAAAGCTCACCTTGTAGGCCAAAGAAGTTCAGAAGATGGCAATTTCTGAGGTGTAATGAAAGGCATTGTGGAACAAAATCTGGGTCCATCCAATTTTCTTTGTCATCTTTTCTAGTCCATGTTTCCTCGGTTGCATAAGCCCCAGCCTGTTAATAATggacataaaataaaacaaacctaTAAGGGTGTGTTAGGAAAAGATAAATAACTAATCAGTTATGATTCTTAACAAACCTCATCAATGTCAAGATCTTGAAGATTAGGGCAGTGTTTGAGAACTTCTACTAAAAAATGCCACCGATAATTGAGACAGCTAAGGTGCAGGTATGTCAAATTATGAAAGGTTGGAATGAAATCACTAAAGCTATGCATCTGGAATATGTAGAAAACAAATCGTCATAAACCATGTTAAAAATCccaaagcaacaaaaaaaaaataatatccatcacatttttctttttcttaaagtCAAACCTTAGCAATTGAAATCTCGAGATATTGTACATTGTGAAGTGTTTTCaatggaaaatgaaaataagagGAATCAACATTTGCATCGATCAAGTTACTTAAGATAAAGTTTTTCCATTTGTTACAACTTAGAGAGTCCTCAGAATGGAGCCACTGTAGATCATAAACCAATAAATTTTCAAGAACCGGACAAGCAGCTAAAATCAACATAAAATCTAGATCTTTTGGGATAATTATGAATTCTAAATTAAGGGTTTTGAGCGAGGGAAGTTGAAAGGAAGAAAAACTATGGTCTAGACGAAAAAAAGTAAGAACGAGAGAAACTAGGGTTTTGCAGCTGAAAATGGTATTAGGCAATTTAGGTATACTCGGCAAATCCAGAAAGAGATCCAGATGTTGAACACCGCGATGTATCACATAGTTGATCCATTTGGCAAAACCGAGAGTGGGAAGATTTAAATCTTCTTCACAATCGTAGTCAACGAAGAGTTTGAACCGCTTAATAGAAATTGCAGGATCTCGTGAGAGCAAAACGGAGTAGACGAAGTCATTAAAGCGAAAATTGGCGTTTTCATCCGTCAATCGAGCATAGAATTCGAGAATATGAACGTAGAGCCAGAGATTGCTCCACCTCTTGGAAAGAACGGCTGTGGCAACTACATGTTTGGCTTCGAGAAAGGAGAGAATGTGACACAGAAGAAAGTCCGATAAAGTGCTTATTATATCCTTTGCCATTGATACTCAGAGGAAGACGAACTCAAAATTGTAAGCACAATGATGTAATTGGTTGTATCACTTTTAAAAGGATGGGTATATTAGAAATTGCattggtgtgtgtgtgtgtgtgtaatttTCATGCACCAACAATGTAAAACTCTTTTACACGTGTGGCCCATCAAATTGCACCAATAGatatttttagatatattttaGGAATTAACCTAAAATGTGACATTATGACATTATGATATAGTTTGACTAGATGCACATGTTTAAAAATTTACTCCGCACTTTGTATCtgtatatagttttttttttttgacgaaataaattaaatttatatctaTTGTTTTGAGGCAAAATATATCTTAGATCAACGCTCCTATTATAtgagaatgaattctctcatTTTTGTTTTAAGCAATGAATTCTCTCATGTGGAATTTACATGAGAGAGGAATTTACACGTGAGAGAGtaaaatgtgatatttttaCCATCCCCCCTATTGCAAACTTCAAACTTTAGAAGGACGAGCGGGtactttgttgttttgtttctccAAAATCCTTTATGTTTGATATCATAGGTGCAGTGCACACAACTGGAATAGAGAAAGGGtatgttaacatgtgtcctaagggcacatgttaaggtagctAAATATAGAATGCACAATTTCCATAAAATATTgatgtaaaaaatttaatgcataaaatattgaatgcacaaattccaagatttttttttatatttttttccattaacatgtgccctatgttaacattttccatagAGAAATGCATCTTTTGATTGATAAATCATCATCCCTCTTAATTAATTGTTACTCGAGAAAGCAAATTATTTCAACGAGCACTCCATCTACGAAGAGACGGAAGAGTCATAGACAAGTTCTATAAGTACTCCATCTAATTAGAAGAAAGTTGAAATCTTTACCTTCTAACATTCATAATCAGTTACTTTAAATTTTCCTATGAATCTTGGAATGCAGATGGCAGAGATGGATGACTGGATTAGCGAGTTGCCGGACGAAACTCTCAGTCATGTTATCTCATTTCTTCCATCTGAAAATGCTTTTTCCACTCATGAAATTTCTAGGTGGAGGCCACTTTGGCTTTTATATCCAAGTACCaatcttgattttgatgatcAAAGGTTTTCCAAAAAAGGAGGATCATATTCTAGTTTTAAGGATATGGTAAATGTAACATTTATGCACGAAGAGTGCACCACCAACCCATCAAAAGCTTCTGCCTCAGATGTCACAGTAACACAATAACTGCATTCGATGTTGTGATGTGGTTAATCGATGCAGCTAAACGTGGAATGGAGTACCTTGACCTTCATATGCCCGATACACCGATGTTCTATTATTGTGTTTTTAACTTTAGAAATCTTGTTGTCCTCAAGTTGAAAGGGATACAATTGAGTAATCTTTTATCAGCTCACCTTCCTAGGCTTAGAACTTTGCATTTGAAAGAAGtgcattttattaaattaaacatGGGTGTATCGTAGAAATTCTTAGTAATTTTCCAATTTTTGAAGACTtggaaaccaaaaatatatctATAGGATATTTGGTCAGATGAGTATGAGTGTAAAAGCTTACCTAATTTGGTCAGAGCAGATATTTCTAACTTGTCTGTTTATGATGTTCCTTTGGAAGAGGTTTGAATTtgtatttcatttttaaaattaatttactattttatttaataatttctcCTGATTTTTTCCAATTTAACTCATCGGAGATCGTATTCGGAAGAAGTATTCACTGACATTTCGTATTTCATGTCTTGGAGAATTGCCATCTACTTCAAAGTTTTCTCCTTGATATGCCTTTAACACCAAATATTTATCATCTTTGCTGGTTCCCAATACCAAGTTTTTTTCCTGAATGCCTTTCTTTACAGTTTAAAAGGTGCACTGTTACAAATTATAGAGGACAGGAAAATGAGTTGCAATTCGTACAACATATTTTGCTGATTTCAATAAGTGACACCGTGTGTGTGATTGGTTGGAGAGAAATAGGGAAGCCAGAGTGGGGTGAAAGAGAAGTTAAGATAGATTTATCCTTCAAGTACATCTTTTTTAGGGATGCAGCCAGACTTGCATCATAGTCGTAGCAAAATGTTATATATGAGTTATCAATAGACGTTGAGCTCAATCTCTCTTAACCAGGTGAAGAGTTTGATACATTTATCAAAGAATCAAGTTTAGAATGAATTAACATTTACAAGTTAGTTTCACGGCTGATAGTGATTACAGTAGGTGTTTGTTACGAGTTGGTTACAGTTTATTATGGCATTTGCTTGTGATTGTACGCACATTCTCATTAAAAGAAGGGTTTTGTCTGTAATAACACATTTTTtaccctctttttttttttttttgaagcaaatttTTTACCCTCAATAAGTCTCTAATACTAAGGCACAAATCACTGACAAAAGTGTTTTCCAACAACACACAAAGTCACTGATCTGTGTCACTGTGGCAAGGAGAACATAAGAGATTTCTGCTTATTCTACGTGAGACTAGGTTCTTCATTTCTATTGGTTTTCTCCCTCTTGTAGCTTCAAATATCTAAAAAACTCTGAACAAACGATTATGACTCAACATTACTATTGACCAATGGGCGTTATTAGTTACAATGACGAGTTTCAGATGATATCCTCTAATCTAATGTTTATTCAAATTCAGTATTCTaattgcaaataaataaatacattataGGGTAGAAAAGAGGCTAAGAAATCTTGAGTCATACCTTGCAATAATTTATCAAGGTTTGTCTTCAACTGTTTAGATATGCACAGCTCAAATTACATCATAGTTTCAACCCTTCTTTAATAAACACAATCCTCCTTCTAAGGACCCTTCTACTTGAACAGCCAGAGTCAATAAAGAATAGACCGCAGCTCATGGACATATCCAGCTAGTCTCAGCTGCTCATCCAGTTCAACTAGCAACACATGAACCAGACCATAAGACGGGTGATATTTATCAGAAGCAACAAAAACATGAATTTCCTTGTTGATTTCAATCCAGCTAGACCCCGGACATTTCTTCTCCACACCCAAATCTTTCATCTCAGTCCGGATCTTTGCGACGTCACTCCACCGATTCACTTCAGCATACATATTCACAAGTAGACTATAATGCCCACTGTTACTTCGTTCCAAAAC
This genomic interval from Trifolium pratense cultivar HEN17-A07 linkage group LG6, ARS_RC_1.1, whole genome shotgun sequence contains the following:
- the LOC123892007 gene encoding F-box/FBD/LRR-repeat protein At3g26920-like encodes the protein MAKDIISTLSDFLLCHILSFLEAKHVVATAVLSKRWSNLWLYVHILEFYARLTDENANFRFNDFVYSVLLSRDPAISIKRFKLFVDYDCEEDLNLPTLGFAKWINYVIHRGVQHLDLFLDLPSIPKLPNTIFSCKTLVSLVLTFFRLDHSFSSFQLPSLKTLNLEFIIIPKDLDFMLILAACPVLENLLVYDLQWLHSEDSLSCNKWKNFILSNLIDANVDSSYFHFPLKTLHNVQYLEISIAKMHSFSDFIPTFHNLTYLHLSCLNYRWHFLVEVLKHCPNLQDLDIDEAGAYATEETWTRKDDKENWMDPDFVPQCLSLHLRNCHLLNFFGLQGELLLAMYILKNARVLQIMEIWNYGQREIERLLDSCPRASSMCKLTVYHYPFDGRSEASLEARASSDGDSD